The Streptomyces tubercidicus DNA segment GTGGTCGCGGTGCGCGAGACGCCGTTGAACGGTCCGACGCTGAAGCATCTGGTGACGCTGGACGAGGCGGGCGCCGTGGTGCTGCCCGCCTCACCGGCGTTCTATGCGGGGGCGACGCATATCCAGGATCTGGTGGATTTCGTCGCGGGCCGGGCGCTCGATGCGGCGGAGGTGCCGCACGGGCTGTACCGGCGGTGGGAAGGGGAGCTGGGGGGCGGCTCCAAGGAGGAGGGGGCCCCGGAGGCTCCTTAGCGCTTCTTGGCCGGGGTGCGGCCGAAGAGGCGCCGGGTCCGCGGTGCCGCGGTCCGGTGGGCACGTGAACGATTGGCCTGGTCCTGCAGCTCGCGCATGCGGGCGTAGGCCATCTCGATCGAGTACACGGTGACAGCTCCTGTGAGATCGTCTTTGACCGAAAGATTCGCAGGGTTGAAGCCCTGTATGCCTTAGATTCTACATGCAAAACCCGAAAATGCAGAAAGATTGGAAGGCTTGAGGGCATGGACGCGGTGGATAGGCAGCTCATCCAGGCACTTCGCGAGAACGGGCGTGCCTCGTACGCGGAGCTCGGCCGGCTCGTCGGCCTCTCCGGGCCCAGCGTCACGGACCGGATCAACCGCCTCGAAGCGGCCGGCGTGATCACCGGTTACCGTGCGACCGTCGACGCCGCCTCCCTCGGCCTCGGCGTCACGGCGCTGGTGGGCATCTCGCTGTCGGACGCCACCGACCACGAGGACGTCGCGCAGCGGCTGCGGGACCTCGAAGAGATCGAGGACTGCTGGTTCATCGCGGGCGAGGACTCGTACATGCTCAAGGTGCGGGTGGGTGATGTGGACGGCCTGGAGAGCACCATCCGGCGGCTGTCCGGCACCAAGGGCGTCTCCCGTACGCGCACCACGATCGTGCTCTCCACCAAGTGGGAGAACCGCGTCGGCCAGCTGCCCGAAGAGGCCGAATAGGCCGCCGGGCGCCTACGGGGCACACCGGGGCGGACGGGCGCGCCAGGGGGCTCCGTCCGCCTCCGTTACAGGGGAGTACGCTCAACGAAGCCCGTTTCCGGCTCCGTCAGAGCACCGAAACGGCACCGAATACGGCAGAGACTGGGAGGCGACGGATGGCTGCGTCGATGGATGTGGGCCTCAAGCGCGAGCTGGAGGCGAAGGTCCACGCCGGGGAGCGGCTGACCCGCGAGGACGGTATCGCCCTCTACGAGTCCAACGACCTGGCGTGGCTGGGTGGCCTCGCCCATGAGGTGCGCACGCGCAAGAACGGCGATGTCGTGCACTTCAACGTCAACCGTCACCTCAACATGACGAATGTCTGCACCGCGTCGTGTGCCTACTGCTCCTTCCAGCGCAAGCCGGGCGAGAAGGACGCGTACACGATGCGCATCGAGGAGGCCGTCCGCCTCGCCAAGGCGATGGAGAACGACAACCTCACCGAGCTGCACATCGTCAACGGGCTCCACCCCAACCTGCCGTGGCGCTACTACCCGCGTTCGCTCAGCGAGCTGAAGAAGGCGCTGCCGAATGTCTCGCTGAAGGCGTTCACCGCCACCGAGATCCACCACTTCGAGACCATCTCGGGGCTCTCCGCCTCCGAGATCCTCGATGAGCTGATCGAGGCCGGTCTGGAGTCGCTGACCGGCGGCGGCGCCGAGATCTTCGACTGGGAGGTCCGGCAGCACATCGTCGACCACCGCACCCACTGGGAAGACTGGTCGCGCATCCACCGCCTGGCCCACGAGAAGGGCCTCAAGACCCCCTCGACGATGCTCTACGGGCACATCGAGGAGCCCCGCCACCGCGTCGACCACGTGCTGCGGCTGCGTGAGCTCCAGGACGAGACCGGCGGCTTCCAGGTCTTCATCCCGCTGCGCTACCAGCACGACTTCGTCGACATGCAGGACGGCAAGGTCCGCAACAAGCTCCAGGCCCGCACGACGATGGCGACCGGCGCCGAGGCCCTGAAGACCTTCGCGGTCTCCCGCCTCCTTTTCGACAACGTGCCGCACGTCAAGTGCTTCTGGGTCATGCACGGTCTGCAGACCACCCAGCTCGCCCTGCAGCACGGCGCGGACGACATGGACGGCTCGGTCGTCGAATACAAGATCACGCACGACGCGGACAACTACGGCACGCCCAACAAGCTGACCCGTGAGGACCTGCTGGAGCTGATCCGCGACGCCGGCTTCCGCCCCGTCGAGCGCAACACCCGCTACGAGGCGATCCGCGAGTACCCGGGCCCGGACCCGGACCGCCGGGAATCCCCGCAGGCGATGCGCGTCTGACCTGCCAGGAAACACCGTCGGCGGGGCAGCTAGGGTCCGGGTCATGAACGTGCGTTTCGACCTGGACCCTTCGCTCACCCCTGAACTCCGCGACGGGATATGCGCGTTGTGGGCGGAGGTGTCCAATGCCGGGGGCGCGGTCGGGTTCGTCCCGCCGGTGACCCGCGAGGACGTCCGCCCGGAGCTGCTCAAGCATCTGACGGCCATGGCCGAGGGCCGCCAGCGCCTGGTGGCGGGCCGGGACGCGGACGGCCGGGTCGTGGCCACGGCGTTCCTCACCACCAACACCCACCGCCTGATGAAGCACTGGCTGTGGGTCTACACCGTCATGGTCCACCCGGACCTCCAGGGCCAGGGCACCGGCCGCCGGCTGATGGCGTCGGTCGCCGACGCCGCCCGCTCCGTCAAGGGCATCACCGCCCTCCGCCTCACCTGCCGCGGCGGCTCCGGCGCCCGCCCCTTCTACGAGGCCTGCGGCTACCAGGAGGTCGGCCGGGTGCCGGGCGCGATCCGGCTGGCCGACGACGACTACCGCGACGACATCACCATGTGGCTGGATCTGGGCTGACGGCTGGACTGACGGGATCCGGGCCGACGGGCTGGCCGGGCCGCGCCCCGGAGAGGCCGCGCCCCGGAGAGGCCGCGGCGGGGACGGCCTGCGACGGGGGCCGCGAAGATCGCCCGAAGCGCTGTGCTTGACTGGATGCAGACCCTTTAGGTTGCCGTTGAGGAGAAGGTCCCATCCGTGAGTAGCCACAACTTCGCCACGCTCCGCTACACCGCCCTTCGCATCGGCCTCTTCGTCGCCTCGTTCGCCGTGGTGTGGGTGCTGGCGTACATCCATGTCATCCCGCTCGCCGTCGGCGCCTCCAACACCGTGTGGATGCTGCTGCTCGCCATCGTGATCTCCGCGCCGCTCAGCTTTGTGCTGCTGCGCAAGCAGCGGGACGCGATGTCCGAGCAGATCGCCGTCAAGGTCGACCGCCAGCGCGAGCGCTTCGCGGCCAACGCGGGCCAGGAGGACAGCCTGCGGTAGGGCCTGCCCCCTTGGTGTAAGTGCCCCTTGGTGTAAGACGCCTCACAGCCGCTTCTTCGCGACCGGCGCCCGGCGCCGTGGACTTCGCTCCACGGCCGGGCGCCGGTCGCGTTGTTGACGGCGGGTCGGGCGCGTGGGCCACACAGGAACCCAAAGATTTTCTTTGGGTTCCTCAAAGTTCAAGTGTTAACGTTCGTCTCATGAAGACAGCAGCCGCGCCCCCGTCCCCCATGAGCACTCCGCTCGTGGCGCGCCTGCATGTCGATCTCTGCCGCTGTATGTCCGCGGCCTGTTGCCGCCGCTGACTCTCTCCTCCAGCGGCCGGAGATCCCTCCCCACCCCTCCGGGCGGGAGAGGCCCACAGCGCAGCTGCTCCGCTGCCGCTTCACGTCCTGGCGCTTCTTTTCGCCGTCCCTGACGCCTTACCTGTCCCCGGAGTGTGTCCCTTGTCCCCGTCTGCCGAGACCACCGAGTCCGCACCGGCCCCGCAGCGCCCCCTGTCCTCCCGTATACCCAAGGTCCCGTTCTGGGTGCAGATCCTGGCCGGCCTCGCCCTGGGCGTGCTGCTCGGCTGGGTCGCCAAGAGCGGTGACGTCGGCTGGCTCACCGCCACGCTCCAGCACATCGGCGATCTCTTCGTCCAGCTGCTGAAGCTGGCCGTGGCGCCGCTGGTCTTCTTCGCGATCCTGGTGTCGATCACCAATCTGCGGCAGGTCAACAACGCCGCCCGGCTCGCCTCCCGCACCCTGCTGTGGTTCATGGTCACCTCGCTGATCGCCGTGGCGATCGGTCTGGCGATCGGCCTGCTCAGCAACCCCGGCGCGGGTACCGGCCTGACCCCCAAGGACGGCAAGGCCCCCGAAGAGGCCGGTTCCTGGATCGACTTCCTGACCGGCATCGTCCCCACCGACATCATCACGCCGTTCACCGAGCTGAACGTCCTGCAGATCGTCTTCATGGCCGCCGTCGCCGGTATCGCGGCCCTCCAGCTCGGCGAGAAGGCCGAACCGGTCCTCACGATCAGCCGCTCGGTCCTCGAACTGCTCCAGAAGGCCCTGTGGTGGGTCATCCGCCTCGCCCCGCTCGGCACCGTCGGCCTCATCGGCAACGCCATCGCGACGTACGGCTGGAACCTGATCGGCAAGTACGCGACCTTCACCGTCGACATCTACGTCGGCTGCGCGCTGGTCCTCTTCGGTGTCTACCCGCTGCTGCTGTCGACCGTCGCCAAGGTCAACCCGCTGCAGTTCTTCCGCGGCGCCTGGCCCGCCATCCAGCTGGCCTTCGTCTCCCGCTCGTCGGTCGGCACCATGCCGGTCACCCAGCAGGTCACCGAGCGCCTCGGTGTGCCGCGGGAGTACGCCTCCTTCGCGGTGCCGTTCGGCTCGACGACCAAGATGGACGGCTGCGCCTCGATCTACCCCGCGATCGCCGCGATCTTCATCGCCCAGATCTTCGACGTCCAGCTGGGCATCGGCGACTACGTCCTGATCGCCTTCGTCTCCGTCATCGGCTCCGCCGCCACCGCCGGTCTGACCGGCGCGACGATCATGCTGACGCTGACCCTGTCCACGCTGGGCCTGCCCCTGGAGGGCGTCGGCCTGCTGATGGCCATCGACCCGATCCTGGACATGATGCGTACGGCCACCAATGTGGCAGGCCAGGCGGTCATCCCGGTCCTGGTCTCCGCCCGGGAGAAGATCCTCGACCGCGACGCCTACAACGCCGCCCGGAGCATCGGCTCGGCGACATCCGCTGTCGAGGGCGCGGACGAGAAGGTGTCCGTGCCGGTGGCGACCGCCGCGTAGTTCCCGGCTCCCAGTAGAGGAGGCGCCCCGGTCCTTGGCTCCAAGGACCGGGGCGCCTCCTCTACGCACGCTCGCGCAAGCCTGCCGGACACGCCTACGGCCGCCCCGCCTCCACTCGCGGAAAGCACTCCGCGAAGTACACGGCGTGCTGGCTCGGCAGCTCCACCCGGACCCAGGAGCCGTCCGTGAAGCCGAATTCGAAGGTGTCGGCGTCGATATCGGTACGGTGCCGGACCCAGGCCACCTGCTCCGCCGCCACGCTCCAGCCCGGCTCGACGGCGCCCAGCTCGCCGCGGCGGCGGCCCTGCTGGACATAGCTGACGTGCAGTCGGCGGTCGGTGCGCTGGAGAACCGGCAGCGCGTCCGTGGTCGGGACGCGTGGCCACAGGGCGGTGGCCAGCCCGCCCGCCAAGCTTCCCCAGCCGCCCTTGAGCGGCTTTCCCCTCCGCCGCCTCCCGAAAAGATCAGGAATCGGCTCCAGGACCGCCTCGATGCCCCAATAGACCGACCAGACGGCCCGCTTGGCACCTTCCCAGCGGTCGCCCGGCAGCCGGCGACCGACCAGCACACGGGGCCGCCTCCACCGCCACGGCTTGGCCAACTTCCACCCGGGCAGCGCGACTTCGCTCTGCACAAGCCGCTCCCCGGCGGGCACGGCCTGCACCGCCCGCTCCCTCGCCTCCTTGTAGGGCACCTTGCCCCAGGCGACCCGCAGGCTCATCCGAAGACCTCCCGCAGAGCCGCACTCTCGACGTCGTACCCCGTGCCGCCCATCCGGCCTGTCCTTCCCGTGGCCGTGGTGGCCCTGCCGCGTCCCCGCCTTGTGTCCGCGCCATCTACAAGTCTGCGCGGAATCAGGGGGATTACTTGGCCCGCACTGTACCCAAGGGGTCCCATGGGGCAGCCGAGTGATGCGGCGGCGGGGGAGCCGGTCTCAGGTCGTCACCGCTCCCGTGCGGGCCAGGATCGCCGTGGCCAGCGGCGCGTGTACGGCGGGCGGCAGCGCATGACCCATGCCCGGGATCTCGACGAGTTCCGCGCCCCGGACGCACTGGGCCAGGTGCTGGGGGTGCGGCGGCGGGAAGACCGGCTCGGCGGGCGCGCTGACCACCAGGGCCGGCACCTCGTTCTTGGCGAGCTGGTCGGTACGGAGCATGCCGTCGCTGTCCGCCCGGCCGTGTGCGGTGCCCGCCCGGTGATGTCCGGTGTGTGCGATGACCTGCTGCTCGAAGGCGCGGAAGTAGCCCTCGTCGAAGGGGAGCTGATCACCGGCTAGTACACGCCAGTGTTCGATCCGTCGCTCCACTTCAGCCGCCGGACCGTGATCCTCGACGGGGCGGGCCCACAGCTCCAGGACCTCGGGCGCGATGCCCGGCAGTGCGTCGGTGGGGACCGTGCTGCCGTCGGGGCGGGTGTAGGGGGTGGTGCTGAGGGCCATGGTGCTGATGAGAGTGGCGCTGAGCAGTCGGTCGGGGTGGTCGGCGAGCAGCATCTGGGCGAGCATGCCGCCCAATGACATGCCGACGATATGTGCCCGGTCGATGCCCAGTCCGTCCAGGACCGCGATCACGTCCTCGGCGAGATCGGCGATCCGGTAGGGCCGTTCCTCGAAGGACCAGGTGGAGCGGCCGGTGTCGCGGTGGTCGTAGCGGATGACCCGGTGGTGCGCGGCCAGCGCGTCGACCAACGGGTCCGGCCAGCCGACGCCGCTCGCCTGGGCTCCCATGATCAGCAGCAGCGGGGCCGCGTCGGCGGCGCCGCGCTGCTCGGTCCACAGGCGGATGCCGGGGGCGGCGTCGATGAATTGCTGCATGGGGCGGTCCTCCGGGTGATGCGGACGAGGGTGTCGGCGCGTCCGCGAGTGGTGCGACGAGACGTATCGTCTCGCTATGGCGCGAACGCGTCAAGAGGCGAGGGAGGGAAAGCGAAGATCGTAAACTTACTTTGCAGTAAACAGGCGGGATGGAGGGACATTCGGGGTGGGAGCTGTGAAGAGCAAGCGGGTGCCGCGCGCCGTCCGGGAGCAGCAGATGCTGGACGCGGCGGTGCTGACCTTCGCACGGCGCGGATACCGGGCGGCCTCGATGGACGAGATCGCCGAACTGGCCGGAGTCTCCAAGCCGCTGGTCTATCTCTACCTGAATTCGAAGGAAGACCTGTTCAACACGGTGATCCGGCGGGAGTCGGAGGCGCTGCTGGCGGCCGTGACGGCGGCCGTCGAGCCGGGGGCGGCGGCCGACCGGCAGCTGTGCAGCGGCCTGCAGGGCTTCTTCGCGCACACCGCCGAGCGTCCGTACGGCTGGGCCGTACTCCACCAGCAGGCGCGGACGCACGGTGAGCCGTTCGCGCGCCAAGTGGCCGCGCTGCGGGCGGAGATCGTCGAGTTCGTCACGGAATTGCTCGGTGCGGCCGCAAAGGAAGCGGGCTGCGTCGGCGAACTGGCCGAACGGGAGGTCGCCGGGCTCGCGCACGCGGTGATCGGCGCGGCCGAGTCGCTCGCCGAGTGGGCCAATGTCCGTACGGACGAGGGCGCTTCGGGCGCACCGGAGCATCCGGCGGCCAGGGACACCGCGGCCACGATGATGAACCTCGCCTGGGTGGGGCTCGGCCGGCTGATGGGCCGGGAGCGGTGGGAGCCGGGCGGGGCCCTTGAGCGCGAGGGCCCGTCCTGCGCCGGGCGTTGACGCGGGCCGCTCGTGTTCCGCCGCCCTCCGCCTTCTGGCTTCCCGCCCCGGTCCCGGTTCTCCGGGGCCGGGGCGGCTCCGTCATCGGCGGGACGAAGGTGGCGCACGGGTATTGGCCAACTCGCGATCCTGGCCTAAGTTTACGTCAAAGTAACGTTACTGACGGGTCAGGAGCTGGGGCGGCGATGCGTGTGT contains these protein-coding regions:
- the mqnE gene encoding aminofutalosine synthase MqnE produces the protein MDVGLKRELEAKVHAGERLTREDGIALYESNDLAWLGGLAHEVRTRKNGDVVHFNVNRHLNMTNVCTASCAYCSFQRKPGEKDAYTMRIEEAVRLAKAMENDNLTELHIVNGLHPNLPWRYYPRSLSELKKALPNVSLKAFTATEIHHFETISGLSASEILDELIEAGLESLTGGGAEIFDWEVRQHIVDHRTHWEDWSRIHRLAHEKGLKTPSTMLYGHIEEPRHRVDHVLRLRELQDETGGFQVFIPLRYQHDFVDMQDGKVRNKLQARTTMATGAEALKTFAVSRLLFDNVPHVKCFWVMHGLQTTQLALQHGADDMDGSVVEYKITHDADNYGTPNKLTREDLLELIRDAGFRPVERNTRYEAIREYPGPDPDRRESPQAMRV
- a CDS encoding dicarboxylate/amino acid:cation symporter, which codes for MSPSAETTESAPAPQRPLSSRIPKVPFWVQILAGLALGVLLGWVAKSGDVGWLTATLQHIGDLFVQLLKLAVAPLVFFAILVSITNLRQVNNAARLASRTLLWFMVTSLIAVAIGLAIGLLSNPGAGTGLTPKDGKAPEEAGSWIDFLTGIVPTDIITPFTELNVLQIVFMAAVAGIAALQLGEKAEPVLTISRSVLELLQKALWWVIRLAPLGTVGLIGNAIATYGWNLIGKYATFTVDIYVGCALVLFGVYPLLLSTVAKVNPLQFFRGAWPAIQLAFVSRSSVGTMPVTQQVTERLGVPREYASFAVPFGSTTKMDGCASIYPAIAAIFIAQIFDVQLGIGDYVLIAFVSVIGSAATAGLTGATIMLTLTLSTLGLPLEGVGLLMAIDPILDMMRTATNVAGQAVIPVLVSAREKILDRDAYNAARSIGSATSAVEGADEKVSVPVATAA
- a CDS encoding TetR/AcrR family transcriptional regulator, which encodes MGAVKSKRVPRAVREQQMLDAAVLTFARRGYRAASMDEIAELAGVSKPLVYLYLNSKEDLFNTVIRRESEALLAAVTAAVEPGAAADRQLCSGLQGFFAHTAERPYGWAVLHQQARTHGEPFARQVAALRAEIVEFVTELLGAAAKEAGCVGELAEREVAGLAHAVIGAAESLAEWANVRTDEGASGAPEHPAARDTAATMMNLAWVGLGRLMGRERWEPGGALEREGPSCAGR
- a CDS encoding Lrp/AsnC family transcriptional regulator, with translation MDAVDRQLIQALRENGRASYAELGRLVGLSGPSVTDRINRLEAAGVITGYRATVDAASLGLGVTALVGISLSDATDHEDVAQRLRDLEEIEDCWFIAGEDSYMLKVRVGDVDGLESTIRRLSGTKGVSRTRTTIVLSTKWENRVGQLPEEAE
- a CDS encoding DUF4229 domain-containing protein, whose translation is MSSHNFATLRYTALRIGLFVASFAVVWVLAYIHVIPLAVGASNTVWMLLLAIVISAPLSFVLLRKQRDAMSEQIAVKVDRQRERFAANAGQEDSLR
- a CDS encoding alpha/beta fold hydrolase; the protein is MQQFIDAAPGIRLWTEQRGAADAAPLLLIMGAQASGVGWPDPLVDALAAHHRVIRYDHRDTGRSTWSFEERPYRIADLAEDVIAVLDGLGIDRAHIVGMSLGGMLAQMLLADHPDRLLSATLISTMALSTTPYTRPDGSTVPTDALPGIAPEVLELWARPVEDHGPAAEVERRIEHWRVLAGDQLPFDEGYFRAFEQQVIAHTGHHRAGTAHGRADSDGMLRTDQLAKNEVPALVVSAPAEPVFPPPHPQHLAQCVRGAELVEIPGMGHALPPAVHAPLATAILARTGAVTT
- a CDS encoding GNAT family N-acetyltransferase, with protein sequence MNVRFDLDPSLTPELRDGICALWAEVSNAGGAVGFVPPVTREDVRPELLKHLTAMAEGRQRLVAGRDADGRVVATAFLTTNTHRLMKHWLWVYTVMVHPDLQGQGTGRRLMASVADAARSVKGITALRLTCRGGSGARPFYEACGYQEVGRVPGAIRLADDDYRDDITMWLDLG